From the genome of Papaver somniferum cultivar HN1 unplaced genomic scaffold, ASM357369v1 unplaced-scaffold_10, whole genome shotgun sequence:
TTAATCGTCTGCGCAATGGGGAATCACGACTATGAACGGAACTTCCTTTTTTATGGATCTTTTTATTTCCCAAATAAGAAAGGTGGGAGATGGTTGGGGTCGGTGGTCATGTAGTGGAAGATGGTGGGATGTGAttggagatggagaagaaatagtttgtaagttgaggttttcttattaattttttCTTTGTTAGTAATTAGGGTGGTTTTATTGTTGGGCAGAAATAAAAAGTCAAAAGGTAGGATTTAGGATGCGTTGAAATTCGTATGAGTGGATAAGGCCTATtcttatgcacatgccaaaaaaaaatgttgtttggcATATCAGGTGACATGGCAAATGAGTTCCTCCACTATGGTAGATATGTCAAACttgataaaaaatatatatttaattGTATTGGGTGGGATCCTAATAAATAAAAACTATATTTGTGTTGGTGTGGTGGGATATTTATAAAAAGTTTAGTATTATAATATAATTAGTGAGAccctttaaatataaaaatatattgaaaaaatgaaaaagtaggagagaaggagagattatatatatatataatcactcGGAAATAAAATCTTTATCGCTGGAGATAAAGAGAATATCGCCAGCGATAAAATCTCGATCGCTCAGCAAAGCGATAGAATCTTTATCGCTCGATGGAAAttctgtcgtgtatgcctatatgtcaaGACTGATATATAGacatatgagtttggcagtttggcatatCCATAATGGGTGCATATATATCAAATATCAGGATTTGCATGGCCTAAATGGGGCTGACAATTTATGTGAGTGGTAAATAGGAAAAGTGTGATGGCAAATagggaaaaccaaaaaaaataaaagataaatcagaacaaaaagaaaacacaaataaAAATCTGAACTCATTCGTATCTGACTCAACTGGTGCATCCGAGTAAGATACCGAGTCATTATAAAACCAACTACCAAGCACCTCCATATAGGGAGAGAGACAACCGAACCGATTCCAGTCAAAACCCAAACAAGAGAAATCGCTTTCATCATTCAGTGAGTTTGAAATATGTGGAAAAGATCAGCTTCCTTCATTCTTGATCAAAGACACGAAAACAACAAACCCCCTTTAGatccttcatcatcatcaaatcaaatgGCTGCTGAGAAAAACTCAAAAATCTCAGCATATTATCAAACAAGATCAGCGCATCATGCTGTTGTTACGAGTGATTGGTTAGCTCAATCACAAGAAGCTGCTATTGAATTTGATCCATCTACTAATGATTATCTTAAATCAAGTACTGGTAATTCTGGGGAGAAACCCTTTAGTGtgattgatgaatttaatcattgGAGACAATTACCTGAATTAGCTGAAGCTGTTGCTGCAATATTAGCTTTGGCCTCTGTTATTCGGTTTAGTAAAGCTTCCACTATTATGGAACTTGAGAGGGAACTCAAAACTGCTTCTGATTCTCTAAAGGTATCTTCTTTTTTTATAAATCCCCACAAAAGTTTAGGTTTTTgtttgtgaaattagggtttagggtttcattatattttttttttcattttgaatttGTGACAATTTGGGAATTAGTAATATCAAGTGCTGTAATTTGTGCTATAAGAGGTCTAATGAAGCAGTGGATGAATGTAgttcttctttatgattttcgCCCTGAGTACAAAATTCTTGATCGTACAACCATTTGCCCGATAAAAATTTATAATTTGCTAGAATTATTGTCTATTAGCTTACAAAAGAACCCCATTTGGTTAAATTTATTAAATCAAATTCAATAAAAAGTTCGGGTAGTGAATTGTTGTCCTGCAAAGATTATAAGCAGACTTTACAGTAAAAGTACCAATTTTGGTTGCAAACCTTTTAATTTCTATCATTAGCATCTCTAGGAATTCTGATTTTTGGTTCCAGTTTCTAGTATCGATCCACATCAATCAACTGGTTCACAGTCTGAAGATTACTAGAGGCGAAGGTAGAAGCCAAATGAGTACTCCTAGAAGGGACCCCCTTACCATTTCCAACTTCATAGTAATAGTTTTTCCTTACTACTTCAAAGGCTTTACATATTCCTTTCCAGATTCATGATCCCGAGGTACTCATGTTGACTCTAACTGGGTTACTATTTGGGAAATGTTTGTCTTTCAAAATTTGAGACTGTAAAGCATTAGGATTCTCAACCATCCTCTGAGCTAACTCAGCAAAAGAGCTTTGTTAAAAACATTAGATTTTTTTTATCTATATACCACCACAGATTTTAGGAATGGTAATACTGTCCCAAGATTAATAATTCCTTTACTTTGTTGATTCTTATTCCACCAAAACCTACAATGAATACTATCAATTGTATTAGTCAGCTTCTTTGGCAAGGGGAATACAGACATATGGTGAGTTGCAACAGACCCTAAAATAGATTACATAAGAGTAGTTAGTCTTCCAGGTTCCTAATCTATTATCAAACTTATCCAAAAGGCCATTAAATGACTCCATCTTGTTTCTCTGAAGCAGAAGTGGAACTTCTAAGTACTTAACCTGTAAGCCCATACTCTGTATGTTTAAGATACTAGCTATAAAATTAGGATTAGCCTTAAATAAAATTAGACAGGTTAAATAGATTTTTCAAGTACATTGAACTCTGCAACATTTGTAATGAATCTGCAAATTATATTTTCATAGAGTGTGAGGTTATTAAACATATCTGGTTTGCTACAGAGATGAAGTCGTATCCCAGTTACTGAATACATAGATAGGGCAACCAATTCAAGAAAGGAGAATgacatacacaaaaaaaaaaagataagcagCTCTCTGTCTGCACTTACATTTTTGATGAATAAGTTATTGCCTATTGGCAAAGAAAAACATCCCTACTATGTCAGTAAAGGATAATCTTACTCATCAGAGATAGGGAATATCTGAAGTGGAGATAGAGGTGTCGGAATCAGGTGATTTAGGAACGACTCAATTGGTGCTACCCATCAGAGTACCAAATTCTCTATCTTCTGACCTTTTGACTGACAAGAATATTATTAGTCTGCAAAAGAAGCTCAGGTGGTGAATTGCTTTCCTGCTGTATACACTTCTCTTTTGCAATCTAGAAGAAGCTCACTTTATATAGTCTGCAGTTCCAAAGATAAGCATTTTGTGAGAAACTGTTATTCTGCTCGAATCACTCCTTAATTAACCAACCATTCATTTGTCAACATTCCCTAGAGAGTGTGGTTTAACACCACCATCATCTATGGCAGTATCAGTGGATAAATTGAATGTGTCACTAACAATCATTGCTTTAAAATCACAGATTTTTCTATTACATGTTTATGGATATTCTCTCATTTTATGGTTCCATAGCCTATGCGGAGACATTCTCTTATCAGGACAACTATACTCAGAGAATCTGATCCTCTTTTGATAGTGACTCAACTCCTGCATGCTGACTGTTAGAGAACCAAACTCTGCATCTAAAATCCTCTTTTCCGACAAGAATTAGAATCCAACAGGATTTGTGTCTGTTAGGTTGCAAAAGAATACGAGGTGGTGAACTTTCCGGTGCTGTATACCAATTCTTTTTTATCCGGTCTTGTTTACTTAAGGAACGGATTGATATTTTGTTCTGTAGCGTCAACTACCTTTGCTTTTTAGTGGATGTGTATTAATTCTAGAACATTGTCACTATCACGTTGAAGGAATGATCTGTTGAGTGATTGACACATAATCTTTTAGTGACATATGTAGGAGTTTTTTCTCTGTCAATAACTAATGCATTATGTCAGTGAAGATTGAGAGCTTCTTATCTTTTATGTTATTCTCATATATTGAAATGGTTGCCCTATTTATATATCCAGTCATGGGATACGACTTCCATCTCTTTGACAGCTGGATGTGACTTGTTCATGCGATATGTAACCAGAACTTCAGCCTTGGAGTATGAGGACTTCGATGCTGCAAAGTTGCGCTTAATTGAGCGTGCTGAGAAATTCGGTGAAATATCTCGCAAGGTATAAAAACTTTTTATAGTTCGTGAAGTAATCAACATATGGTGGGATGTTATTTTGAAGTTATCCTTGCTCTTTCAGGCACGAAGAACCATTGCTATGCTCAGTCAAGACTTTATCTTCGACGGGTGTACAATCTTGGTGCATGGATATTCTAGAGTTGTAGTTGAAGTTCTGAAGTTAGCTGCACAAAATAAGAAACTGTTTCGAGTTTTATGCACAGGTTAGTTATCCTATTCTTGTGTTGCACTTGACTACCCTGTACTCTTGAGTGCATCAGTTCTGTCCTTCTAGTTGCAATGTGTTAACATAATCTCAGGGAAACTGATAGATTTGGAGGTATGTTAATTCTGATGATCTATTTAAAAATTTCTACACCAAGCTAGCTTTATTGACGAACTTGAGACATCCTATGTCTAACATTAATTTGGGCCCATGGAAACATCATAGCTATTTGAAAAATGCCATTTGATGATTCTGGTAAGCCAATTTAGCTGTATGTAATCTTGCAGATCGTTCTGCTTGGCAGAATCTGTGCAAACTTTGACCACAAGTCTACAATCTACGTGCATGATAGAATTTTTGCAGTCTGTGATAGTTACCTGTTTATATAGTTTGAAACTACCAACTACTATTGCGGTATTGCCTATTGGAgatcttgattttcttttttactttaaaTGTGTAGAGGGAAGACCTGACCGAACAGGGTTGCGGTTCTCAAATGAGCTAGCAAAGCTGGATGTTCCTGTAAAGCTTCTTATCGACTCTGCAGTGGCATACACTATGGATGAGGTTGACATGGTATTTGTTGGGGCTGATGGAGTGGTAGAAAGTGGAGGTATAATCAACATGATGGGAACATACCAAATTGCATTGGTGGCTCACAGCATGAACAAGCCAGTTTATGTTGCTGCTGAAAGTTACAAGGTATGCTGAAGCAAGCATCTAATTTCCGTAGTCTAATGAATGAAATTCTATCCATCCATCATCAACCACATTAATACATTTTCGTGCATAAAAACTCGGAGAAATCTAGTTTGGAAAGCTTCCATTTTCTTTACTGCCATTGTCACACCATTTTTGCATCGGGGTGTAGCTTTTCTTACTATGGATCCAGTTTTACCACTTTGACAATTGACATCTTAAGTCTGTATTTTCTTTCTTCAGTTTGCACGTCTCTATCCTTTGGACCAGAAGGATCTAACCCCTGCTTTGCGTCCAATTGATTTTGGGGTTCCCATTCCATCTGGGGTAGAAGTGGAAACATCTGCCAGGGATTATACACCACCTCAGTACTTAACGCTTCTATTCACAGATCTTGGTGTTCTAACACCATCTGTAGTCAGTGACGAGCTCATTCAGCTTTACTTGTAGCGAGAATTCAACTATTAAATAATTTTAGTTTAACTGTTTGAGAATCTAGCTAGATGATGGTgaatatttttttgttgttttgaatTCTGACAATATGTGCCATCTTGAATTTTCTTCTGTAAGATTGCCTTGTTTTTGGTTAGAATTTTTTCAACTCTCATATGTTCATGTCTTTGTATAATGCGTACCTGAATAGTGTTACTGTTTTGGAAAACTGGTGTTTGAGCCGTATCATTTGTGTGAGCATGCTGCATGCGGATAAAGAACAACAAAGCATGGGGACGTTTGTTTTGCTTGACAATGTTTTTGGGTTGTACATTAATTTTCTTTGGAATTTTCATCAGTACTGAACTGCATGGATCTGAATAAGAAGCCAAGCGTTTGTTTGTAGCTGACTcagcgtctggatctgagtcaacacCTGACTCGATGCAAGTCAGGTGTCGGTGTCGGACAGTTTTTCTTTTTAGTCAGCACCGCCTGACTGGCTACTCGACTCAGACCTGTTTGGATCCGGTAACAAAATGCCCATTGGACTAAGGCTAAGTAATGACTtgcatatttttgagtcagataaGTCAGATTCATAAGTCAAACAAGTAGGTAGGTACATATTGGATACGTTAACAATACAAATACAGATCACTAGCTATAGATGAAAACAATGGACACCCACTTGCTTAATGAAAGAAGGATTAAACGAAGTATACGCTGCTTATTGATAGCTAATAGTTAAAAGTCTAACTTGATATCTCGTATCCTCGCATTAACAGCAGCTAGCTAATAACTGGATGATGGTTTCATTTAAATATTACTCACTGCATTGCCACTAATAATAACTGGACCAAGAGCTGTAGTTGATGATGGTAGGGTGGTAATGTTCTTGCAGCAACACCTACACCGTAACAGAGAAGGAGCACAAGCCATTTTCACTAATGAAGATCCTCTTGCCGAACATTCAGTTTTACAATAATCACGTGTGCAAAGGCTGCAATCCATTGTACGAGTTGGTATAAAGTTGCATATATTTTTTGGAGGTGTTGGCGAAGGTGGTGATTGGGATGGAGGTGGAGTTGAAGGTGGCGGTGGTGATGGAGAGAGTGGAGGTGGTTGGGGTGTGAGGTTTTCACAACAACACTGCTCATACCATTCATACACACGTACAGGAGGACCGGTACGTCCAGGAGAACCGGTACAATTTGCTACACACTCTGTTCTCACAGTCAACCTCCCTTTTTCTTTGCATTTTTCATCACATAAAGATTTATGAATGCAATCTTCTCCATCTGTACGTTTAATCTTTAGATATGTCTGTCCGGACATACATATATCATAATCATACGGAGCTGGGCCGCTAAAATCATCTGGATCTGGAGGAGGAGAAGGAGGACGGCTGGGTTGTGGCTCGGGAGAGGAAGACGGAAATCTTTCACAACAACATTTACACTGCACGGTACTATAACTTGGAAGGTTACACCTATATTCGACCATCGAAGTTCCCAAGTCCGAACATACTTCCATGCACCAAGATTGACAGTCGATGCAATTCCCCTGCCGCCATTTTACTACAGACTCtgaatcgatgtatatattcccAGGAGCGCATATATTCTTCCAGGCTGACACCATCCCTGCAAAATTATATCGATATTGTTGTTTAATTAATACTCACGGACAAGCAACCGGAAATCCCACAGCAGATGAACAATACATAGCTTATACGAATACACAGCTACACTAACACAATTTACCTGTACTTATAAAGAGGTATGCAAGTAGTGCAAAGACACTTGAGCTAAAAAAGAACCCAGGAGATCTTCTCCTAGTTGTTGCCATATTCACCGATGAAAGCTCTAGTTTTTTGTTCGAAGCTAGAAATTTTCTTCTTGTTCTGAACGTCGTTGAATTTTGGGAACACCGGCCATATCTGATCTAGCTATGAAGATCAGCATCTTAGTAACTTAATTACAAATAAATAGACAAACACGCACATGATTCTTGTATTT
Proteins encoded in this window:
- the LOC113325985 gene encoding translation initiation factor eIF-2B subunit alpha-like, with amino-acid sequence MWKRSASFILDQRHENNKPPLDPSSSSNQMAAEKNSKISAYYQTRSAHHAVVTSDWLAQSQEAAIEFDPSTNDYLKSSTGNSGEKPFSVIDEFNHWRQLPELAEAVAAILALASVIRFSKASTIMELERELKTASDSLKSWDTTSISLTAGCDLFMRYVTRTSALEYEDFDAAKLRLIERAEKFGEISRKARRTIAMLSQDFIFDGCTILVHGYSRVVVEVLKLAAQNKKLFRVLCTEGRPDRTGLRFSNELAKLDVPVKLLIDSAVAYTMDEVDMVFVGADGVVESGGIINMMGTYQIALVAHSMNKPVYVAAESYKFARLYPLDQKDLTPALRPIDFGVPIPSGVEVETSARDYTPPQYLTLLFTDLGVLTPSVVSDELIQLYL
- the LOC113326011 gene encoding uncharacterized protein LOC113326011 — translated: MATTRRRSPGFFFSSSVFALLAYLFISTGMVSAWKNICAPGNIYIDSESVVKWRQGNCIDCQSWCMEVCSDLGTSMVEYRCNLPSYSTVQCKCCCERFPSSSPEPQPSRPPSPPPDPDDFSGPAPYDYDICMSGQTYLKIKRTDGEDCIHKSLCDEKCKEKGRLTVRTECVANCTGSPGRTGPPVRVYEWYEQCCCENLTPQPPPLSPSPPPPSTPPPSQSPPSPTPPKNICNFIPTRTMDCSLCTRDYCKTECSARGSSLVKMACAPSLLRCRCCCKNITTLPSSTTALGPVIISGNAVSNI